From the genome of Spinacia oleracea cultivar Varoflay chromosome 2, BTI_SOV_V1, whole genome shotgun sequence, one region includes:
- the LOC110803133 gene encoding pathogenesis-related protein PR-1 type-like: protein MLSKNFALFSCFIFITLALTLTQMCHAQNSPQDYVNAHNAARAAVGVGNIQWDNQVAAFAQQYANQRKGDCAMRHSGGGGKYGENLAAGSGAFMTGTAAVQMWVNEKADYNYNSNTCAPNKVCGHYTQVVWRNSVRVGCARVQCNNGWFFVTCNYDPPGNYVGQKPY from the coding sequence ATGTTGTCCAAAAACTTTGCATTATTTTCATGTTTCATTTTCATAACCCTAGCCCTAACCCTTACCCAAATGTGCCATGCACAAAATTCCCCACAAGATTATGTTAACGCCCACAACGCTGCCAGGGCGGCGGTGGGCGTTGGAAACATACAATGGGACAACCAAGTAGCCGCCTTCGCCCAACAATATGCCAACCAAAGGAAGGGTGATTGTGCTATGCGACACTCCGGTGGTGGTGGCAAGTACGGCGAGAACTTGGCCGCCGGTAGTGGTGCATTTATGACCGGTACGGCGGCGGTACAAATGTGGGTTAATGAAAAGGCGGATTATAACTATAATTCCAATACTTGTGCCCCTAATAAGGTGTGTGGGCATTATACTCAAGTGGTTTGGCGTAACTCAGTTCGTGTTGGTTGTGCTAGGGTTCAGTGTAACAATGGTTGGTTCTTTGTTACTTGTAACTATGATCCTCCTGGTAACTATGTTGGACAGAAACCTTACTGA